Proteins co-encoded in one Streptomyces sp. SLBN-31 genomic window:
- a CDS encoding M1 family metallopeptidase → MAVQQSAAADPYFPEHGDPRYRVHRYEITLDYRPGPNRLSGAVRINAIAGRSPLAEFFLNLSEFKVGRVRVDGRQPHYTHRGGRLRIRPAKPVRSGAAFTVEVHWSGNPKPVNSPWGGLGWEELEDGALVASQPIGAPSWYPCNDRPADKASYQISVTTPSAYAVVAGGRLLTRTTRASTTTWVYEQAAPTSSYLVGLVIGKYQTVLLGDPGPGGVPQHGHIPAHLLPEFSRDFARQPRMMDLFQELFGAYPFEEYAVVVTDEELDVPVEAQGLSLFGANHVDGARGSERLVAHELAHQWFGNSVSIADWRHIWLNEGFAKYAEWLWSERSGGRSAQQLAGAAHRLLSSQAQDLKLADPGRKTMFDDRLYERGGLAVHAVRCALGDDAFFRMLRGWTGLHRGGAVTTATFTAHANRYADEPLDDVFDAWLYRTALPALPTLVPARPSHPPTNAESA, encoded by the coding sequence GTGGCGGTTCAGCAGTCGGCGGCGGCCGACCCGTACTTTCCGGAACACGGTGACCCCCGTTACCGCGTGCACCGGTACGAGATCACGCTGGACTACCGTCCGGGGCCGAACCGGCTGTCGGGCGCCGTCCGGATCAACGCCATAGCGGGGCGGTCGCCGCTCGCCGAGTTCTTCCTGAACCTGTCCGAGTTCAAGGTCGGCCGGGTGCGGGTGGACGGCCGGCAGCCGCACTACACCCACCGCGGCGGCCGGCTGCGCATCCGGCCCGCCAAGCCGGTCCGCTCCGGTGCCGCGTTCACGGTCGAGGTGCACTGGTCGGGCAACCCGAAGCCGGTGAACAGCCCGTGGGGCGGGCTGGGCTGGGAGGAGCTGGAAGACGGGGCGCTGGTGGCGAGCCAGCCGATCGGGGCGCCGTCCTGGTATCCGTGCAACGACCGGCCGGCCGACAAGGCCTCGTACCAGATCTCGGTCACCACGCCGTCGGCGTACGCGGTCGTCGCGGGCGGGCGGCTGCTGACCCGTACGACCAGGGCGTCCACCACGACCTGGGTGTACGAGCAGGCCGCGCCGACCTCCAGCTATCTGGTGGGTCTCGTGATCGGCAAGTACCAGACGGTGCTGCTGGGCGATCCGGGACCGGGCGGGGTGCCGCAGCACGGGCACATCCCGGCGCACCTGCTGCCGGAGTTCTCGCGGGACTTCGCGCGGCAGCCGCGGATGATGGACCTGTTCCAGGAGCTGTTCGGGGCCTACCCGTTCGAGGAGTACGCGGTCGTCGTGACCGACGAGGAACTCGATGTGCCCGTGGAGGCACAGGGGTTGTCGCTGTTCGGCGCCAACCACGTGGACGGGGCACGGGGTTCGGAGCGGCTGGTCGCGCACGAGCTGGCGCACCAGTGGTTCGGCAACAGCGTGTCCATCGCGGACTGGCGGCACATCTGGCTGAACGAGGGGTTCGCCAAGTACGCCGAGTGGCTGTGGTCGGAGCGCTCGGGCGGCCGGTCCGCGCAGCAACTTGCCGGTGCCGCGCACCGGTTGCTGTCCTCGCAGGCGCAGGACCTGAAGCTGGCCGATCCCGGGCGCAAGACGATGTTCGACGACCGGCTCTACGAGCGCGGCGGCCTCGCCGTGCACGCCGTGCGCTGCGCGCTGGGCGACGACGCGTTCTTCCGCATGCTGCGCGGCTGGACGGGCCTGCACCGGGGCGGGGCGGTCACGACGGCGACGTTCACCGCGCATGCCAACCGCTACGCGGACGAGCCGCTGGACGACGTGTTCGACGCCTGGCTGTACCGCACGGCGCTGCCCGCGCTGCCCACGCTGGTTCCGGCGCGCCCGTCGCACCCGCCGACCAACGCCGAGTCCGCGTAG
- a CDS encoding DUF4389 domain-containing protein — MTTLAATPDRPVRVEAVLDAPLSRWLWLVKWILVIPHYVVLCFLWIAFTVVSVVAFFSILFTGRYPRALFDFNLGVLRWSWRVAYYSYGALGTDRYPPFSLGEEPDYPARLDIAYPEHLSRGLVLVKWWLLAIPHYIVIGFFLGGWRVGWWDGGLVAVLALIAAVILAFTEKYPKGLFDLILGLNRWVLRVAAYVGLMTDSYPPFRLDMGGDEPGVATLVEDRS; from the coding sequence ATGACGACCTTGGCAGCGACACCGGACCGCCCGGTCCGGGTGGAGGCGGTGCTGGACGCGCCCCTGTCGCGATGGCTGTGGCTGGTGAAGTGGATCCTGGTCATCCCCCACTACGTGGTGCTGTGCTTCCTGTGGATCGCGTTCACCGTGGTGAGCGTGGTCGCCTTCTTCAGCATCCTGTTCACCGGCCGCTATCCCCGCGCCCTGTTCGACTTCAACCTGGGGGTACTGCGCTGGAGCTGGCGGGTCGCCTACTACTCGTACGGCGCCCTCGGCACCGACCGGTACCCGCCGTTCAGCCTGGGTGAGGAGCCCGACTACCCGGCCCGGCTGGACATCGCCTATCCGGAACACCTCTCCCGTGGCCTGGTGCTGGTGAAGTGGTGGCTGCTGGCGATCCCGCACTACATCGTCATCGGCTTCTTCCTCGGCGGCTGGCGCGTCGGCTGGTGGGACGGCGGCCTGGTCGCCGTGCTGGCCCTCATCGCGGCCGTGATCCTGGCCTTCACCGAGAAGTACCCCAAGGGCCTGTTCGACCTGATCCTGGGCCTGAACCGGTGGGTGCTGCGGGTGGCCGCCTACGTCGGGCTGATGACGGACAGCTATCCGCCGTTCCGGCTCGACATGGGAGGTGACGAACCGGGTGTCGCGACCCTGGTGGAGGACCGGTCGTGA
- a CDS encoding ATP-binding protein, giving the protein MTTGAATEREPDAFAIAHEADLIRVRKVLRAEAEAAGLNLVDATKLITAGSELARNILNYATGGRGRLCVERVHRQGRRGVRATFSDDGPGIADIAAALTDGFSTRGSLGLGLPGAGRLVDDMTLTSTAEAGTTVTIVKWQR; this is encoded by the coding sequence GTGACGACGGGGGCCGCCACGGAGCGGGAGCCGGACGCGTTCGCCATCGCCCACGAGGCCGACCTGATCCGGGTCCGCAAGGTGCTGCGCGCCGAGGCGGAGGCGGCGGGGCTGAACCTGGTGGACGCCACGAAGCTGATCACGGCCGGCAGTGAGCTGGCCCGCAACATCCTCAACTACGCGACCGGCGGCCGCGGAAGGCTCTGTGTGGAGCGGGTGCACCGGCAGGGGCGTCGCGGGGTGCGGGCCACGTTCTCCGACGACGGGCCGGGCATCGCGGACATAGCGGCGGCGCTGACGGACGGCTTCAGCACGCGCGGCAGCCTGGGCCTGGGGCTGCCGGGCGCGGGGCGGCTGGTGGACGACATGACGCTGACGTCCACCGCCGAGGCGGGGACCACGGTGACGATCGTGAAGTGGCAGCGATGA
- a CDS encoding PAS domain S-box protein: MSHVSVTADEGRSDMGEFVDPRTPADPGPASGPGPGAEPDGRTLLIDELRQELEDTNRGLIALHTELEAARAGEARLAAIVASSDDAMLAVDAEGLVQTWNPGARRLLGHGEREVVGRPVEHLMSQGAFDAFRSAVEQIRARGHAEPHQSRWRRADGGEVDVAVTVSAMRDAGGELIGFCTVARDITQQLAAQAELAAARADRVVTDERERIARDLHDMVIQRVFGAGLVLQSIAARDVQPGPAARITSVIDELDSTIKELRNTIFELNRPTQKAVSLRAQVLGETAAAEGRLGFAPAVEFHGPVDATVPDETAVHLLAALREALSNVGRHAWASAVQVTVRAAEDLLLEVVDNGRGIGTPTRSSGLTNLRRRAERFGGSFEVAGRAEGGTRVSWRIPVTAAGPARTS; this comes from the coding sequence ATGAGCCACGTTTCCGTCACCGCAGACGAAGGGCGGTCGGACATGGGGGAGTTCGTCGACCCCAGGACCCCCGCGGACCCAGGGCCTGCGTCCGGGCCCGGACCGGGCGCGGAGCCGGACGGCCGGACGCTGCTGATCGACGAGCTGCGTCAGGAGCTGGAGGACACCAACCGGGGCCTGATCGCGCTGCACACCGAGCTGGAGGCGGCCCGGGCGGGTGAGGCCCGGCTCGCAGCCATCGTGGCGTCGTCCGACGACGCGATGCTGGCGGTGGACGCGGAGGGTCTCGTCCAGACCTGGAACCCCGGCGCGCGGCGACTGCTCGGGCACGGCGAGCGGGAGGTCGTGGGGCGGCCGGTGGAACACCTCATGTCGCAGGGGGCGTTCGACGCCTTCCGCTCGGCGGTGGAGCAGATCCGTGCCCGCGGGCACGCCGAACCCCATCAGAGCCGCTGGCGCCGGGCCGACGGCGGCGAGGTCGACGTGGCCGTCACGGTGTCGGCGATGCGGGACGCCGGCGGGGAACTGATCGGGTTCTGCACGGTGGCCCGGGACATCACCCAACAGTTGGCCGCGCAGGCGGAGTTGGCGGCCGCCCGGGCGGATCGTGTGGTGACCGACGAGCGTGAGCGCATCGCCCGTGACCTGCACGACATGGTCATCCAGCGGGTGTTCGGGGCCGGTCTCGTCCTGCAGAGCATCGCCGCGCGGGACGTCCAGCCCGGGCCCGCCGCCCGTATCACCTCGGTCATCGACGAACTGGACTCCACCATCAAGGAGTTGCGCAACACCATCTTCGAGCTGAACCGGCCCACGCAGAAGGCCGTCAGTCTGCGCGCCCAGGTCCTCGGCGAGACCGCGGCCGCGGAGGGCCGGCTCGGTTTCGCGCCCGCCGTCGAGTTCCACGGCCCCGTCGACGCGACCGTCCCGGACGAGACGGCCGTGCATCTGCTGGCCGCGCTGCGGGAGGCCCTGTCCAACGTCGGCCGGCATGCCTGGGCCTCGGCGGTGCAGGTCACCGTGCGGGCGGCGGAGGATCTGCTGCTGGAGGTCGTGGACAACGGCCGGGGCATCGGCACGCCGACCCGCAGCAGCGGTCTGACCAACCTGCGCCGGCGCGCGGAGCGGTTCGGCGGGAGCTTCGAGGTGGCCGGGCGCGCGGAAGGCGGCACCCGGGTGTCGTGGCGGATACCGGTGACGGCGGCCGGGCCGGCCCGCACATCCTGA
- a CDS encoding gluconokinase yields the protein MSTPHVVVVMGVAGTGKTTIGPLLAARLGVPYAEGDDFHPQANITKMSAGVPLGDDDRWPWLDAIGAWAHGRAGLGGVVSCSALKRSYRDRLRAAAPGVVFVHLAGDRALIEDRMSHRQGHFMPTALLDSQFATLQPLERDEAGVTVDVAGSPEQITARAVKALADLP from the coding sequence ATGAGCACCCCCCATGTCGTCGTGGTGATGGGCGTCGCGGGCACCGGGAAGACCACCATCGGTCCCCTGCTCGCGGCCCGGCTCGGCGTCCCGTACGCCGAGGGCGACGACTTCCACCCGCAGGCCAACATCACCAAGATGTCGGCCGGCGTCCCGCTCGGCGACGACGACCGTTGGCCGTGGCTCGACGCCATCGGCGCCTGGGCGCACGGGCGGGCCGGGCTCGGCGGAGTGGTCAGCTGCTCGGCGCTGAAACGGTCGTACCGCGACCGGCTCCGCGCGGCCGCCCCCGGCGTCGTCTTCGTCCATCTGGCGGGCGACCGCGCCCTCATCGAGGACCGGATGTCCCACCGTCAGGGGCACTTCATGCCGACCGCGCTGCTCGACTCCCAGTTCGCCACGCTCCAGCCCCTGGAGCGGGACGAGGCGGGCGTCACCGTGGACGTCGCCGGCAGCCCCGAACAGATCACCGCACGGGCCGTGAAGGCACTCGCCGACCTCCCGTAA
- a CDS encoding YchJ family protein — protein sequence MSRRTSPSRRRRGSAPTSSASCPCGLGEPYDACCGRFLGGEAAAPTAEALMRSRYTAFVRLDGPYLLRTWHPRTRPARLDLDPGMRWTGLEILATTDGSAFHGTGTVTFRASFRGGSLHERSSFERVDGAWVYVDGEILD from the coding sequence ATGTCCCGACGTACCTCGCCCTCCCGGCGCCGGCGCGGCTCCGCGCCGACGTCCAGCGCCTCCTGCCCCTGCGGTCTCGGGGAGCCGTACGACGCGTGCTGCGGCCGCTTCCTCGGGGGTGAGGCGGCCGCGCCGACCGCCGAGGCGCTGATGCGGTCGCGCTACACGGCGTTCGTGCGGCTCGACGGCCCCTATCTGCTGCGCACTTGGCATCCGCGCACCCGTCCCGCGCGTCTCGACCTCGATCCCGGCATGCGCTGGACGGGTCTGGAGATCCTCGCCACGACCGACGGCTCCGCCTTCCACGGCACCGGCACGGTGACGTTCCGGGCGTCCTTCAGGGGCGGTTCGCTGCACGAGCGCAGCAGCTTCGAGAGGGTGGACGGGGCGTGGGTGTACGTGGACGGGGAGATCCTCGACTAG
- a CDS encoding STAS domain-containing protein — protein sequence MRIGDTLLVALQGDLDDTTVIRIEEQLTREIANTSASGMLIDVSRLSVVDSFIARVLARIVAMVRLLGAQAAVVGIQPAVAITLVELGVQMGHLDTALNAEQGLALLERLRRGDTGAGLL from the coding sequence ATGCGGATCGGTGACACGCTGCTGGTGGCGTTGCAGGGGGACCTCGACGACACCACCGTGATCCGGATCGAGGAGCAGCTCACCCGGGAGATCGCGAACACCTCGGCGTCCGGCATGCTGATCGACGTCAGCCGGTTGAGCGTCGTCGACTCCTTCATCGCCCGGGTGCTCGCCCGGATCGTGGCGATGGTGCGGCTGCTCGGGGCGCAGGCGGCCGTGGTGGGGATCCAGCCGGCGGTGGCGATCACGCTGGTGGAGCTGGGCGTGCAGATGGGGCACCTGGACACCGCGCTCAACGCCGAGCAGGGGCTGGCGCTGCTGGAGCGGTTGCGCCGCGGCGACACCGGTGCGGGCCTGCTGTGA
- a CDS encoding SpoIIE family protein phosphatase — protein MGALRRSVARLAAARPALRAGAAELVATELGTNLLRHAHPGGYVLLRKAGDGIELLSVDHGPGMTGVAPPVTGPSAPVPGGGLNAGLDVVRRHATEFDWYATRRGTVVYARLGTADAGADGRWRFGGVNVPLGGDGESGDAWTVVPGRPSAVLVVDGLGHGPAASVASRAAVGAFEREPVTDLDRFVRRAHEAMRGTRGGVLGACLIDAERGELSYAAVGNITGRVFTGARSVHLLDRPGTLGTHLPVPSTRVQRCAWEPGSMLVLVSDGIRSGWSLEDHPRLAQRHPSVVAAVVHREYARPSDDATVVVVRDPGRVPS, from the coding sequence GTGGGAGCCCTGCGCCGGTCGGTCGCCCGCCTCGCCGCGGCGCGGCCGGCGCTGCGTGCGGGCGCGGCCGAGCTGGTCGCCACGGAACTGGGCACCAATCTGCTCCGGCACGCGCACCCCGGCGGGTACGTGCTGCTGCGGAAGGCCGGTGACGGCATCGAGCTGCTGTCCGTCGACCACGGACCGGGCATGACGGGCGTGGCCCCGCCGGTGACGGGCCCCTCGGCGCCGGTGCCCGGGGGCGGGTTGAACGCGGGGCTGGACGTCGTACGGCGGCACGCCACCGAGTTCGACTGGTACGCCACCCGGCGCGGCACGGTCGTCTACGCGCGGCTGGGCACGGCCGACGCCGGCGCGGACGGGAGGTGGCGGTTCGGCGGGGTCAACGTGCCGCTCGGCGGGGACGGCGAGTCGGGGGACGCCTGGACGGTCGTGCCGGGCCGCCCGTCGGCCGTGCTGGTCGTGGACGGGCTGGGGCACGGTCCGGCGGCGTCCGTCGCCTCCCGGGCCGCGGTCGGCGCGTTCGAGCGGGAGCCGGTCACTGATCTGGACCGGTTCGTGCGGCGGGCGCACGAGGCGATGCGCGGGACCCGCGGCGGCGTCCTGGGCGCGTGTCTGATCGACGCCGAGCGGGGCGAGCTCTCCTACGCGGCCGTCGGGAACATCACCGGGCGGGTGTTCACGGGCGCCCGCTCCGTGCATCTCCTGGACCGCCCCGGCACGCTGGGCACCCATCTGCCGGTCCCGAGCACCCGTGTGCAGCGCTGTGCGTGGGAGCCGGGTTCGATGCTGGTGCTGGTCTCCGACGGGATCCGGTCCGGCTGGAGCCTGGAGGATCACCCGCGGCTGGCGCAGCGGCATCCGTCGGTCGTCGCGGCGGTCGTCCACCGCGAGTACGCCAGGCCCTCGGACGACGCCACCGTGGTCGTGGTCCGGGACCCTGGGCGCGTGCCATCATGA
- a CDS encoding Pls/PosA family non-ribosomal peptide synthetase has translation MAAIHESSALGLLDDELSAEIHRQFGDTARFSAGQAPSPRTLVDIFDASVRSYPGELALDDGSRQLTYRELATEVERLRGRLAAAGVGLGDRVGVRVPSGTNDLYVAILAVLAAGAAYVPVDAEDPDERAERVFSEAAVRVVVGAGHELTVTGGGAAKAARPGVEHDAWIIFTSGSTGKPKGVAVSHRSAAAFVDAEAALFLTEDPIGPADRVMAGLSVAFDASCEEMWLAWRYGACLVPVPRAQVRSGADLGPWLVEQEITVVSTVPTLAALWEPETLNDVRLLIFGGEACPPELVQRLVTEGREVWNTYGPTEATVVACASLMSGAEPIRIGLPLAGWELAVVDETGEPVAMGAAGQLVIGGVGLARYLDAEKDAEKYAPLESLGWERAYRSGDLVRAEPEGLVFLGRADEQIKLGGRRIELGEVDAALQALPGVAGAAAAVRTARGGNQLLVGYVVTQEGWDHATAVEKLRAELPAALVPLLAPVAELPTRTSGKVDRDALPWPLEDLGTGGPAERLYGTEAWLAEQWTEVLGIPVTSARDDFFAIGGSSLAAARLTTRLRARYPSAAVLDIYQQPTLRKLARRLEESAQDDGGSRTVAPVPARARIVQLLLLVPLFTLLGLRWTVALAALGNLLPAWSWLPTAPWWLVVAGALLLFSPPGRLAIAAGGARLLLRGVRPGRYARGGGVHLRLWTAERLAEFSGATSLTGSWLERYARALGARVGQDVDLHSLPPVTGMLKLGRGAAVESEVDLSGWWLDGDRLEIGQVKVGAHATVGTRSILFPGARVGKRAEVAPGSAVTGQIPTGQRWAGAPAVKLGKAKRNWPKDRPQRGSYWRVMYGLTGLVLTALPLLACGAAFLVAYALVDPAAPVRGAALALVPATLAFGAAFALLILVGVRLLSLGLREGTYPTHSRTGWQTWTVTQLMDRSRDTLFPLYAGLVTPVWLRLLGMRVGRGAEVSTVLALPSLTTVGEGAFLADDTLTAPYELGGGWMRIGRAEIGRRAFLGNSGMTAPGRSVPDGGLVGVLSATPKKAKKGSSYLGLPPVRLPRSAESGDQSRTYDPPARLLWARGLVELCRIVPVFCSAALAVGTVAVLCLLGPWAPLLSGVVLLGAGVVAALVSVLAKWLLVGRHRTGEHPLWSGYVWRNELADTFVEVVAVPWLAGAVPGTSLMNGWLRGLGARIGKGVWVESYWLPESDLVTLQDAATVNRGCVLQTHLFHDRILRTDTVVLREGATLGPGGIVLPGSTIGARTTLGPASLVMAAESVPDDTRWLGNPIEAWRP, from the coding sequence ATGGCAGCCATACACGAGAGCAGTGCTCTCGGCCTGCTCGACGATGAGCTCAGCGCTGAGATCCACCGGCAGTTCGGCGACACCGCACGCTTCTCCGCAGGTCAGGCGCCCTCTCCGCGGACCCTGGTCGACATCTTCGACGCCTCTGTGCGCTCCTACCCGGGTGAACTCGCCCTGGACGACGGCTCGCGGCAGCTCACCTACCGGGAGCTGGCGACCGAGGTCGAGCGGCTGCGCGGGCGACTGGCCGCCGCCGGGGTCGGGCTCGGCGACCGGGTGGGGGTCCGGGTCCCGTCCGGCACCAACGATCTGTACGTGGCGATCCTGGCCGTCCTCGCCGCCGGTGCCGCCTACGTCCCCGTCGACGCGGAGGACCCCGACGAGCGGGCCGAGCGGGTGTTCTCGGAGGCGGCCGTACGGGTCGTCGTCGGCGCCGGCCACGAGCTGACCGTCACCGGGGGTGGTGCGGCGAAGGCCGCGCGGCCCGGCGTCGAGCACGACGCGTGGATCATCTTCACCTCCGGCTCCACCGGCAAACCCAAGGGCGTCGCCGTCTCCCACCGCAGCGCCGCCGCGTTCGTGGACGCCGAGGCCGCGCTGTTCCTCACCGAGGACCCGATCGGCCCCGCCGACCGGGTCATGGCGGGGCTGTCGGTTGCCTTCGACGCCTCCTGCGAGGAGATGTGGCTGGCCTGGCGCTACGGCGCGTGTCTGGTGCCGGTGCCCCGTGCGCAGGTCAGGAGCGGCGCCGACCTCGGCCCCTGGCTGGTCGAGCAGGAGATCACCGTGGTCTCCACGGTGCCGACGCTCGCCGCGCTCTGGGAGCCCGAGACGCTCAACGACGTACGGCTGCTGATCTTCGGCGGCGAGGCCTGTCCGCCCGAGCTGGTGCAGCGGCTGGTGACGGAGGGCCGGGAGGTGTGGAACACCTACGGGCCGACCGAGGCCACCGTCGTCGCCTGCGCCTCGCTGATGAGCGGTGCCGAACCGATCCGTATCGGGCTGCCGCTGGCCGGCTGGGAGCTGGCCGTCGTCGACGAGACCGGGGAGCCCGTCGCGATGGGCGCCGCCGGCCAGTTGGTGATCGGCGGGGTCGGCCTCGCCCGGTACCTGGACGCGGAGAAGGACGCGGAGAAGTACGCGCCCCTCGAATCGCTGGGCTGGGAACGGGCGTACCGCAGCGGTGACCTGGTCAGGGCCGAACCCGAGGGGCTGGTCTTCCTCGGGCGGGCCGACGAGCAGATCAAGCTCGGCGGTCGCCGGATCGAGCTCGGCGAGGTCGACGCCGCCCTGCAGGCGCTGCCCGGGGTGGCCGGCGCGGCCGCCGCAGTACGGACCGCGCGCGGCGGCAACCAGCTGCTGGTCGGCTATGTCGTCACCCAGGAAGGCTGGGACCACGCGACCGCCGTGGAGAAGCTGCGCGCCGAACTGCCTGCCGCGCTCGTCCCGTTGCTCGCCCCGGTCGCCGAGCTGCCGACCCGGACCAGCGGCAAGGTCGACCGCGACGCGCTGCCCTGGCCCCTGGAGGACCTGGGGACCGGCGGACCGGCCGAGCGGCTGTACGGCACCGAGGCGTGGCTGGCGGAGCAGTGGACGGAGGTCCTCGGCATCCCCGTCACCAGCGCCCGCGACGACTTCTTCGCGATCGGCGGCAGCAGTCTGGCCGCCGCGCGGCTGACCACCAGGCTGCGCGCCCGCTATCCGAGCGCCGCCGTCCTGGACATCTACCAGCAGCCCACGCTGCGCAAGCTGGCCCGCCGGCTGGAGGAGTCGGCGCAGGACGACGGGGGCAGCCGCACGGTCGCCCCCGTCCCCGCCCGCGCCAGGATCGTCCAGCTGCTGCTCCTCGTCCCGCTGTTCACGCTGCTCGGACTGCGCTGGACGGTGGCGCTGGCCGCGCTCGGGAATCTGCTGCCCGCGTGGTCGTGGCTGCCGACGGCCCCCTGGTGGCTGGTCGTGGCCGGTGCCCTGCTGCTGTTCAGCCCGCCCGGCCGGCTCGCGATCGCGGCGGGTGGCGCGCGGCTGCTGCTGCGGGGCGTGCGCCCGGGCCGGTACGCGCGCGGCGGCGGCGTCCACCTGCGGCTGTGGACGGCCGAGCGGCTGGCCGAATTCAGTGGCGCGACCTCGCTGACCGGCTCCTGGCTGGAGCGGTACGCGCGCGCCCTGGGCGCCAGGGTCGGCCAGGACGTCGACCTGCACTCACTGCCGCCGGTGACCGGCATGCTCAAGCTGGGCCGGGGCGCGGCCGTGGAGTCCGAGGTCGACCTGTCCGGCTGGTGGCTGGACGGCGACCGGCTGGAGATCGGCCAGGTCAAGGTCGGCGCTCACGCCACCGTCGGCACCCGCAGCATCCTCTTCCCGGGCGCCCGCGTCGGCAAGCGCGCCGAGGTGGCGCCCGGTTCGGCGGTCACCGGGCAGATCCCGACCGGCCAGCGCTGGGCGGGCGCTCCCGCGGTCAAGCTCGGCAAGGCCAAGCGGAACTGGCCCAAGGACCGGCCGCAGCGGGGCAGCTACTGGCGGGTGATGTACGGCCTGACGGGCCTCGTCCTCACCGCCCTGCCGCTGCTGGCCTGCGGGGCCGCCTTCCTCGTGGCGTACGCCCTGGTCGACCCGGCGGCGCCGGTGCGCGGCGCCGCGCTCGCCCTCGTCCCGGCGACGCTGGCCTTCGGGGCGGCGTTCGCGCTGTTGATCCTCGTCGGTGTGCGGCTGCTGAGTCTGGGCCTGCGCGAGGGGACGTACCCGACGCACAGCAGGACCGGCTGGCAGACCTGGACGGTCACCCAGCTCATGGACCGCTCCCGGGACACGCTGTTCCCGCTGTACGCGGGGCTGGTGACGCCGGTGTGGCTGCGGCTGCTCGGCATGCGCGTCGGGCGTGGCGCCGAGGTGTCGACCGTGCTGGCCCTGCCCAGTCTGACGACGGTCGGCGAGGGCGCGTTCCTGGCCGACGACACGCTGACGGCGCCGTACGAGCTGGGGGGCGGCTGGATGCGGATCGGGCGCGCGGAGATCGGGCGGCGGGCGTTCCTCGGGAACTCCGGGATGACCGCGCCGGGGCGGAGCGTGCCGGACGGCGGGCTGGTCGGGGTGCTGTCCGCCACGCCGAAGAAGGCGAAGAAGGGCAGCTCCTATCTGGGGCTGCCGCCGGTGCGGCTGCCGCGCAGCGCCGAGTCGGGCGACCAGAGCCGGACGTACGACCCGCCGGCGCGGCTGCTGTGGGCGCGGGGGCTGGTGGAGCTGTGCCGGATCGTGCCGGTGTTCTGCTCGGCCGCGCTGGCCGTCGGCACGGTGGCGGTGCTGTGCCTGCTGGGGCCGTGGGCGCCGCTGCTGTCCGGGGTGGTGCTGCTCGGGGCGGGCGTGGTGGCCGCGCTGGTCTCGGTTCTCGCGAAGTGGCTGCTGGTGGGGCGGCACCGCACGGGTGAGCATCCGCTGTGGAGCGGTTATGTGTGGCGCAACGAGCTCGCCGACACCTTCGTCGAGGTCGTGGCCGTGCCGTGGCTGGCCGGGGCGGTGCCGGGGACGTCGCTGATGAACGGGTGGCTGCGCGGTCTCGGCGCCCGCATCGGCAAGGGCGTGTGGGTGGAGAGCTACTGGCTGCCGGAGAGCGACCTGGTGACCCTTCAGGACGCGGCGACCGTCAACCGCGGCTGTGTCCTGCAGACCCACCTCTTCCACGACCGGATCTTGCGGACGGATACTGTTGTCCTCCGTGAGGGCGCCACGCTGGGCCCTGGCGGGATCGTGCTGCCCGGCAGCACGATCGGGGCCCGTACGACCCTGGGTCCCGCGTCGCTCGTCATGGCCGCGGAGTCCGTCCCGGACGACACCCGCTGGCTGGGCAACCCGATCGAGGCATGGCGTCCCTGA
- a CDS encoding FadR/GntR family transcriptional regulator yields MSTMGRGLHGHVLDTLGPAITAGEYPPGSVLRTDELAQRFDVSRSVMREAVRVLESMHLVESRRRVGVTVRPKSEWNVYDPQVIRWRLAGADRPGQLRSLTVLRSAIEPVAAGLAARHATAEQCAELTECALGMVANSRGHRLQGYLVHDMAFHRIILTASGNEMFARLGDVVAEVLAGRTHHEVMFEDPDPAAVTLHVQVAEAVREGDAARAEELTRRITVGALQELDILAP; encoded by the coding sequence ATGAGCACAATGGGCCGGGGGCTGCACGGCCATGTACTGGACACCCTCGGCCCCGCGATCACCGCGGGTGAGTACCCGCCGGGCAGTGTTCTGCGCACCGACGAACTCGCCCAGCGTTTCGACGTCTCACGCTCCGTGATGCGCGAGGCGGTCCGGGTGCTGGAATCCATGCACCTCGTGGAGTCCCGCCGTCGCGTCGGCGTGACCGTGCGCCCGAAGTCCGAGTGGAACGTCTACGACCCCCAGGTCATCCGCTGGCGGCTGGCCGGCGCCGACCGCCCCGGGCAGCTGCGCTCCCTGACGGTGCTGCGCTCCGCGATCGAGCCGGTCGCCGCGGGGCTCGCGGCCCGGCACGCCACCGCCGAGCAGTGCGCCGAGCTGACCGAGTGCGCGCTCGGCATGGTCGCCAACTCCCGCGGTCACCGGCTTCAGGGCTACCTCGTCCACGACATGGCCTTCCACCGGATCATCCTCACGGCCTCGGGCAACGAGATGTTCGCGCGCCTCGGCGACGTCGTGGCCGAGGTCCTCGCGGGCCGCACCCATCACGAGGTGATGTTCGAGGACCCCGACCCGGCCGCCGTGACCCTGCACGTCCAGGTCGCCGAGGCGGTACGGGAGGGCGACGCGGCCCGCGCCGAAGAACTGACCCGCCGGATCACGGTCGGGGCACTGCAGGAACTGGACATCCTCGCGCCCTAG